The Nothobranchius furzeri strain GRZ-AD chromosome 6, NfurGRZ-RIMD1, whole genome shotgun sequence genome includes a region encoding these proteins:
- the LOC139070303 gene encoding zinc finger protein 862-like — MNCSICKMYGAVPFASRCYKTSTLRRQADGVSHTAAIKRKREADSAKSVMTKAIEDARLQSAAEMKGLLKTAYFIAKNEMAKAKFCHVVKFLKEMECPAFKKLTETSSYGSYINEKGLSEMQQAIASTLVEDIDKAVERSPVFSLILDESTDISNTKRLIIYVRFIDDNNVKTKLIRNSEIADGRADTIVEDVKQLLTEKKLDGKKLAAVCTDGAAVMTGCRQGVIKKLRELYNPDLVGIHCTAHRLALAASDAANSVPQVKRFQQDLRSIFIFFSNSAVRSNKLHELQKQLDEPQLKFTQPHAVRWLSIHNAVSVVCRSLKSLRDVLEHMASSNAQDADKAKGLLLAVRQFNFVALCHMMKDVLMHVVLLSKHFQREDLDFSTAQPMVESTKEALKEIIVHPGPAETEFFSSLDGNKFKGDKIFDCHTQKPAFDDMKSRYVGSLITEIERRFPCETLDVLSWFTILEPKKAIMAKKSNNFSHYGLEKLDNLLAHFSNYVSAVDGRSEFALLKQTMVSSDSYASLTFQQFAEAVLSDHRGVFTEMEKLIKIALVIPIASVSCERGFSTQNRIKTRFRNSLNNANLTNLMLISELGPPQEQFDFNRAFIKWKEMKQRRQKTERTEDQAERGRTPLQN, encoded by the exons ATGAACTGCTCCATTTGTAAGATGTACGGCGCTGTGCCTTTTGCAAGTCGATGCTACAAAACATCAACTTTACGTCGTCAAGCTGATGGTGTGTCTCACACTGCAGCAATAAAAAGAAAACGTGAGGCGGATTCAGCTAAAAGTGTAATGACCAAAGCTATCGAAGATGCACgtttacagtctgctgcagaaaTGAAGGGGCTCCTGAAAACTGCATATTTTATTGCAAAAAATGAAATGGCAAAAGCTAAATTTTGCCATGTGGTTAAATTCCTGAAAGAAATGGAGTGTCCTGCTTTCAAAAAACTTACAGAAACATCAAGCTATGGTAGCTACATCAATGAAAAAGGACTGTCAGAAATGCAGCAAGCTATTGCAAGCACACTTGTGGAAGATATTGACAAAGCTGTTGAAAGAAGTCCCGTGTTTTCATTAATATTGGATGAATCTACTGACATTAGTAACACCAAACGACTGATTATCTATGTCAGGTTCATAGATGACAACAACGTCAAAACAAAACTGATAAGGAATTCTGAAATTGCTGATGGAAGAGCAGACACTATTGTTGAAGATGTAAAACAGCTATTGACAGAAAAAAAACTGGATGGAAAAAAACTTGCTGCAGTTTGCACTGATGGAGCTGCTGTAATGacaggatgcagacaaggagttaTTAAAAAGCTCAGAGAGCTATACAACCCAGACCTGGTAGGAATCCACTGTACGGCTCATCGTCTCgcacttgctgccagtgatgcAGCCAACTCTGTGCCACAGGTGAAACGGTTTCAGCAGGATTTGAgatcaatttttatttttttcagtaattcTGCTGTCAGAAGCAACAAGCTGCATGAATTGCAGAAACAGCTGGATGAACCCCAACTGAAGTTCACCCAGCCGCATGCAGTAAGGTGGCTGTCAATTCACAATGCCGTGTCGGTAGTGTGTAGATCACTGAAATCCCTGAGAGATGTCCTGGAGCACATGGCTTCCTCTAATGCACAAGATGCTGACAAAGCTAAAGGTCTGCTACTAGCTGTGAGACAGTTTAACTTTGTGGCTCTTTGTCACATGATGAAGGACGTACTGATGCATGTAGTCCTTCTCTCAAAACATTTTCAAAGAGAAGATCTGGACTTCTCCACAGCACAGCCAATGGTTGAAAGTACCAAAGAAGCCCTGAAGGAAATAATCGTCCACCCTGGCCCTGCAGAAACTGAATTCTTCAGCTCTCTTGATGGAAACAAGTTTAAAGGAGACAAAATTTTTGACTGCCACACCCAAAAACCAGCCTTTGATGACATGAAGAGCAGGTACGTGGGATCTTTAATAACAGAGATTGAGAGAAGATTCCCCTGTGAGACACTGGATGTTCTGTCATGGTTTACGATTTTGGAGCCAAAAAAAGCCATTATGGCAAAAAAGTCCAATAACTTTTCTCATTATGGCCTTGAAAAACTCGACAACCTTCTTGCACACTTCTCAAACTATGTAAGTGCAGTGGATGGACGCTCGGAGTTTGCCTTGCTGAAGCAAACTATGGTTTCCAGTGACTCGTACGCCTCATTGACCTTCCAGCAGTTTGCAGAGGCTGTTTTGAGTGACCATCGGGGTGTGTTCACTGAAATGGAGAAGCTCATTAAGATCGCTTTAGTCATCCCAATTGCCAGTGTGTCATGTGAACGCGGATTCAGCACACAAAACAGGATAAAAACAAGATTCAGAAATTCTCTGAATAACGCAAac CTCACCAATCTGATGCTGATTTCAGAGCTTGGCCCTCCGCAAGAGCAGTTTGATTTCAACAGAGCT